A window of Leclercia adecarboxylata contains these coding sequences:
- the rlmC gene encoding 23S rRNA (uracil(747)-C(5))-methyltransferase RlmC produces MQCALYDAGRCRSCQWIEQPVSSQLSAKMADLQTLLAGKPVAEWCAPVSGPEQAFRNKAKMVVSGSVEKPLFGMLHRDGTPVDLTDCPLYPASFAPIFAALKPFIARAGLTPYNVERKRGELKYLLLTESQLDGGMMLRFVLRSDAKLPQLRAALPWLQQQLPQLKVITANIQPVHMAIMEGEEEIFFTHDQALAERFNDVPLWIRPKSFFQTNPTVASQLYATARDWVRQLPVNHMWDLFCGVGGFGLHCATPQMRLTGIEISAEAIACATQSAAGLGLTNLHFQALDSTQFATGQGSVPELVLVNPPRRGIGKALCDYLSQMAPQFIIYSSCNAQTMAKDIGDLPGYRVERVQLFDMFPHTAHYEVLTLLVKS; encoded by the coding sequence ATGCAGTGCGCACTCTATGACGCCGGTCGCTGCCGCTCCTGTCAGTGGATTGAACAGCCGGTCTCTTCTCAGCTTTCCGCCAAAATGGCCGACCTCCAGACGTTGCTGGCCGGAAAGCCGGTGGCGGAGTGGTGCGCACCGGTCAGCGGGCCGGAGCAGGCGTTTCGCAATAAAGCCAAAATGGTGGTCAGCGGCAGCGTCGAAAAACCGCTGTTCGGCATGCTGCACCGGGACGGCACTCCTGTCGATCTGACCGACTGCCCGCTCTATCCGGCCTCGTTTGCCCCGATTTTTGCCGCCCTGAAACCCTTTATCGCCCGCGCGGGCCTCACGCCGTACAACGTCGAACGCAAGCGCGGCGAGCTGAAATACCTTCTGCTCACCGAAAGCCAGCTTGATGGCGGCATGATGCTGCGCTTTGTTTTGCGCTCAGACGCCAAACTGCCCCAGCTGCGCGCGGCGCTGCCGTGGCTGCAACAGCAGCTGCCCCAGCTGAAGGTGATTACCGCCAACATCCAGCCGGTACATATGGCGATTATGGAGGGCGAGGAGGAGATCTTCTTCACCCACGATCAGGCGCTGGCGGAGCGTTTTAACGACGTGCCGCTGTGGATCCGCCCGAAGAGCTTCTTCCAGACCAACCCGACCGTCGCCAGCCAGCTGTACGCCACCGCGCGCGACTGGGTGCGTCAGTTACCGGTTAATCATATGTGGGATCTGTTCTGCGGCGTCGGCGGTTTTGGCCTGCACTGCGCCACTCCGCAGATGCGGCTTACCGGCATCGAAATCTCCGCTGAGGCGATCGCCTGCGCCACCCAGTCCGCCGCCGGGCTGGGGTTAACGAATTTGCACTTCCAGGCGCTCGATTCCACGCAGTTCGCCACTGGCCAGGGCAGCGTACCGGAGCTGGTGCTGGTGAATCCGCCGCGTCGCGGGATCGGTAAGGCGCTGTGCGACTACCTGAGCCAGATGGCGCCGCAGTTTATTATCTACTCCAGCTGCAACGCCCAGACGATGGCGAAAGACATTGGCGATCTGCCTGGCTACCGGGTTGAACGGGTGCAACTGTTCGATATGTTCCCGCATACAGCCCACTACGAAGTGCTGACGCTGCTGGTTAAGTCCTGA
- a CDS encoding response regulator transcription factor, whose translation MKQILLVEDDGDIAALLRLNLEDEGYVITHEADGGRAQHLLGQSHWDAVILDLMLPNVDGLTLCRAIRARDHYLPVIIISARSSETERILGLETGADDYLAKPFSVQELVARIRALFRRQQAMGQQTSGLINAHGLTIDPLARSVQQHGQVVDLTPREFDLLYFFARHPGEVFSRLALLEQVWGYQHEGYEHTVNTHINRLRVKIEKDAAEPEIIRTVWGKGYLFAERPL comes from the coding sequence ATGAAGCAGATCCTGCTGGTAGAAGATGACGGCGATATCGCCGCGTTGCTGCGTCTCAATTTAGAAGACGAAGGTTACGTGATTACCCACGAGGCGGACGGGGGCAGGGCGCAGCACCTGCTCGGACAATCCCACTGGGATGCGGTGATCCTCGATCTGATGCTGCCCAACGTTGACGGACTGACCCTCTGCCGGGCGATCCGCGCCCGGGACCACTACCTGCCGGTGATTATCATCAGCGCCCGCAGCAGCGAAACCGAGCGTATTCTGGGTCTCGAAACCGGGGCCGATGACTATCTGGCTAAACCCTTCTCGGTGCAGGAGCTGGTGGCGCGCATCCGGGCGCTGTTCCGCCGTCAGCAGGCCATGGGGCAGCAAACTTCCGGACTTATCAACGCGCACGGCCTGACCATCGACCCGCTGGCCCGCAGCGTGCAGCAGCACGGCCAGGTGGTTGACCTGACGCCGCGCGAGTTCGATCTGCTCTACTTTTTTGCCCGCCATCCCGGGGAGGTCTTCTCCCGTCTGGCCCTGCTCGAACAGGTGTGGGGTTATCAGCACGAAGGCTACGAGCATACCGTTAACACCCACATCAATCGCCTGCGGGTAAAAATTGAAAAAGACGCCGCCGAGCCGGAGATCATCCGCACCGTCTGGGGCAAAGGCTATCTCTTTGCGGAACGCCCGCTATGA
- a CDS encoding sensor histidine kinase, which yields MIRRLTLLFILLLMGCAAVACAVQLWTSMQYGNAMVQRLSGGLAQHIAQRETLLDANGQVDRTRLKPLFDRLMTYNPSVELYVLSPDGQILADAAPPGHIKRQHLSVAPVQQFLSGGMMPVYGDDPRSLTGEKVFSAVPLHQDGVLRGYLYIVLQGEELNALAEQAWQKTLWSTVLWSLLLVAIFGALAGGLVWYWVTRPVKQLTDEVSGLDRESMHVIKQLATQPLQAAPSDEVALLRNTFIELAQQIASQWDQLADSDRQRREFIANISHDLRTPLTALLGYLETLSLKSGTLSAQETQHYLSIALRQGHKVRHLSQQLFELARLEHGSIKPQRERFAIGELISDVAQKFDLAVETRQLRLHIDVPRQLPMINADLSMIERVVTNLLDNAIRHTPPGGEIGLKVWLEGEQLQFEVNDSGPGVDEHLRDGLFMRPSALSQQASRDNRGGLGLLIVKRMLELHGGGIRLMEAAKGARFRFYVPL from the coding sequence ATGATCCGCCGTCTCACCCTGCTGTTTATCCTGTTACTGATGGGCTGTGCGGCGGTGGCCTGCGCCGTGCAGCTCTGGACCAGCATGCAGTACGGCAACGCCATGGTGCAGCGCCTCTCCGGCGGGCTGGCGCAGCACATCGCCCAGCGGGAAACCCTGCTGGACGCCAACGGCCAGGTCGATCGCACCCGGCTTAAGCCGCTGTTTGACCGCCTGATGACGTATAACCCCAGCGTTGAGCTGTACGTCCTCTCCCCGGACGGACAGATCCTCGCCGATGCCGCGCCGCCGGGGCATATCAAACGCCAGCACCTCTCCGTCGCCCCGGTACAACAGTTTCTGAGCGGCGGGATGATGCCGGTCTACGGGGACGATCCGCGTAGCCTGACCGGAGAGAAGGTCTTCAGCGCCGTGCCGCTGCATCAGGACGGCGTCCTGCGCGGCTATCTGTACATCGTTTTGCAGGGGGAAGAGCTGAACGCCCTGGCGGAGCAGGCGTGGCAGAAAACGCTCTGGAGCACGGTGCTCTGGTCGCTGCTGCTGGTGGCGATCTTTGGCGCGCTGGCGGGCGGCCTGGTCTGGTACTGGGTCACCCGGCCTGTGAAGCAGCTAACCGACGAGGTGAGTGGCCTGGATCGCGAAAGCATGCACGTCATCAAGCAGCTCGCCACCCAGCCTCTGCAGGCCGCCCCGTCTGATGAGGTGGCTCTGCTGCGCAATACCTTTATCGAGCTGGCGCAGCAGATTGCCAGCCAGTGGGATCAGCTGGCCGACAGCGACCGGCAGCGCCGGGAGTTTATCGCCAACATCTCCCACGATCTGCGCACGCCCCTGACCGCGCTGCTGGGGTATCTGGAAACGCTGTCGCTGAAATCCGGCACGCTTTCGGCGCAGGAGACGCAGCACTATCTCTCTATTGCCCTGCGTCAGGGGCATAAGGTTCGCCATCTGTCGCAGCAGCTGTTTGAGCTGGCGCGCCTGGAGCACGGCAGCATTAAGCCCCAGCGCGAGCGCTTTGCCATCGGGGAGCTCATCTCCGACGTGGCGCAAAAGTTTGATCTGGCGGTGGAGACGCGCCAGCTTCGGCTGCATATCGACGTGCCGCGCCAGCTGCCGATGATCAACGCCGATCTGTCGATGATCGAGCGGGTGGTCACCAATCTGCTGGATAACGCGATTCGCCATACGCCGCCGGGGGGCGAGATTGGGCTTAAGGTGTGGCTGGAGGGGGAACAGCTCCAGTTTGAGGTCAACGACAGCGGACCGGGGGTGGATGAACATCTGCGCGATGGGCTCTTTATGCGGCCGTCAGCGCTCAGCCAGCAGGCGTCGCGGGATAATCGCGGCGGGCTGGGTTTGTTGATTGTCAAAAGAATGCTGGAGCTGCACGGCGGGGGGATCAGGCTGATG